A genomic stretch from Parabacteroides sp. FAFU027 includes:
- a CDS encoding adenosine kinase, which produces MRVLGMGNALVDVLTQLKSDDSLNVMGLPKGSMQLIDEAKLFSIIDEIKSFESKHASGGSAANTICGLAQLGIYSGFIGKTGPDHYGKLYAEELKKNNVIPHLLENDMASGCAMAMITPDGERTFGTYLGAAATLEVDDIKPEIFENYQYFHIEGYLIQNPELIRKACKLAKAAGCKIALDMASYNVVEANLDFFRELLTEYTDIVFANEEEAYAFTGKEPEEALEILGELCEIAVVKVGAKGSLIKRGEEIATAQAIEASCLDTTGAGDLYAAGFLYGLIHNHPLQVCGQIGSLLSGNVIEVIGAKMDAERWDAIKDRVSQITLGNN; this is translated from the coding sequence ATGAGAGTACTTGGAATGGGCAATGCCCTTGTGGACGTGCTTACACAACTTAAATCAGATGATTCTCTGAACGTTATGGGTCTTCCCAAAGGCAGTATGCAATTAATCGATGAAGCGAAATTATTTTCAATTATCGACGAAATAAAGTCATTTGAAAGCAAACATGCCTCCGGTGGATCGGCAGCAAACACAATTTGCGGCTTAGCTCAGCTGGGTATTTATTCTGGTTTTATCGGTAAAACAGGCCCCGATCATTACGGCAAACTATATGCAGAGGAATTAAAAAAGAACAATGTTATTCCTCATTTGCTCGAAAACGACATGGCATCGGGATGTGCAATGGCCATGATCACTCCGGATGGTGAACGTACCTTCGGCACCTACCTGGGAGCTGCCGCCACCCTGGAGGTCGACGATATTAAACCTGAAATATTCGAAAACTATCAATACTTCCATATAGAAGGATATCTGATCCAAAATCCGGAACTGATCCGCAAAGCATGCAAACTGGCTAAAGCGGCAGGTTGCAAAATCGCTCTTGATATGGCAAGCTACAATGTGGTTGAAGCTAATCTTGATTTCTTCCGCGAATTATTGACGGAATATACCGACATCGTTTTTGCCAATGAGGAAGAAGCCTATGCCTTTACCGGTAAAGAACCGGAAGAAGCATTGGAAATACTCGGTGAACTCTGCGAAATTGCAGTTGTGAAAGTCGGAGCGAAAGGCTCATTAATTAAACGGGGAGAAGAAATCGCTACTGCTCAGGCCATCGAAGCTTCATGCCTCGACACAACCGGAGCCGGGGACCTCTATGCTGCTGGTTTCCTTTACGGACTAATCCATAATCATCCGTTACAGGTTTGCGGTCAAATCGGATCATTACTTTCGGGCAACGTTATCGAAGTTATTGGTGCAAAAATGGACGCGGAACGTTGGGACGCAATCAAAGACCGCGTCTCCCAAATCACTCTGGGCAACAACTAA